A genomic segment from Polyangium mundeleinium encodes:
- a CDS encoding DUF6929 family protein has protein sequence MIKASLDPHLRARILTSRPLPGVRAGSALVWHDERLLVIQDDAFSVVWVDPASGAMSRVRLEGGGEELPKSKKPDFEAAFVGPGRAVTVLGSGSAAVRRQKASVDLDSGRVQVTDLGPLFDAVEARIGVRPNIEGAVLAGEVLRLFHRGAGPGASATVDVAASVLQGRAVELFGHVLYDLGVAGGVPLHFTDAAAFGGRTFYLAVAEGTPNAIDDGPVVGAAVGFVAGEQARYAMLEEPSGEGSCRKVEGIAFDPERKTIWAVTDPDDPERPAELCVIALEGFF, from the coding sequence GTGATCAAAGCCTCCCTGGATCCCCATTTGCGCGCCCGCATCCTCACGTCCCGGCCCCTGCCCGGGGTGCGGGCGGGATCGGCGCTGGTTTGGCATGACGAGCGATTGCTCGTGATCCAGGACGACGCATTCTCCGTGGTGTGGGTCGATCCGGCGTCAGGGGCGATGTCGCGCGTGCGGCTCGAAGGGGGCGGGGAGGAGCTGCCCAAATCCAAAAAACCTGATTTCGAGGCGGCGTTCGTGGGGCCGGGGCGCGCCGTGACGGTGCTCGGGTCGGGCTCTGCGGCTGTGCGTAGGCAGAAGGCGTCGGTGGATCTCGATTCGGGCCGCGTGCAGGTCACGGATCTCGGGCCGCTCTTCGACGCCGTGGAGGCGCGGATCGGCGTCCGGCCGAACATCGAGGGCGCGGTGCTGGCGGGCGAGGTCTTGCGGCTGTTTCATCGCGGCGCGGGGCCCGGGGCGAGCGCGACCGTGGACGTTGCGGCGAGCGTGCTCCAAGGCCGCGCGGTGGAGCTCTTCGGACACGTGTTGTACGACCTCGGAGTCGCGGGCGGCGTGCCGCTGCATTTCACGGACGCGGCGGCATTCGGCGGGCGGACGTTTTACCTTGCTGTCGCCGAGGGGACGCCGAATGCGATCGACGACGGGCCGGTCGTGGGCGCCGCCGTCGGGTTCGTCGCGGGGGAGCAGGCGCGGTATGCCATGCTCGAAGAACCCTCGGGGGAAGGCTCGTGCCGCAAGGTCGAGGGGATTGCGTTCGATCCGGAGCGAAAGACGATCTGGGCCGTCACCGATCCCGATGATCCCGAGCGGCCCGCGGAGCTTTGCGTGATCGCGCTGGAAGGGTTTTTCTGA
- a CDS encoding alpha-1,4-glucan--maltose-1-phosphate maltosyltransferase: protein MDLDKLPEEGRRRVQIERVRPEIDGGRFPIKRILGDRINVSALVYADGHDLLVCSLLYRPAPSIGDPDPPWLSVPLEATAEPDRFVASFSPDTIGLWQYTVEALIDRFGTFRRDLKKRVEAAQDVSVDILDGATLLEQAAKDATGDDARSLADVAARLRDDTIPLTERITLALDSGLCMAAARHPDRRLATRYPGILEVVVDPEKARFSTWYELFPRSFGAEGSHGTFADAEARLPYVAEMGFDVLYLPPIHPIGQTNRKGKNNTLVAQRGDVGSPWAIGAPEGGHTAVHPSLGTLDDFDRFFQAAARLGIDVALDIALQASPDHPWVHEHPGWFPRRADGTARYAENPPKKYQDIHPFDFEAEEWPELWRSLEGIFRFWIARGVRFFRVDNPHTKPLPFWEWVIRSIKRDHPEVVFLSEAFTRPALMYGLAKRGFTQSYTYFTWRVSKDEITSYMHDLTKTEIAEFYRPNFWPNTPDILPEHLQNGEPAAFLIRLILAATLSSSYGMYGPAFELMEHSPPREGAEEYANSEKYELRRWDLRRPDSLRPMITRINRIRMEHPALARSDNLHFFQTDSDLVLAYGKTHGDDTLIVVVNLDPYHHHGAWVELDLPGLTDAGRGFEVHDLLSGARYTFRGKRNWVELDPRTSPACVFHARRLARREIDYEYFL from the coding sequence GTGGATCTCGACAAGCTCCCTGAAGAAGGCCGCCGGCGTGTGCAGATCGAGCGCGTCCGTCCCGAGATCGACGGCGGGCGCTTCCCGATCAAGCGAATCCTCGGCGATCGCATCAACGTCTCGGCCCTCGTGTACGCCGATGGGCACGACCTGCTCGTCTGCTCGCTCCTCTATCGTCCCGCGCCGTCCATCGGGGATCCCGATCCGCCCTGGCTCTCCGTACCGCTCGAAGCCACCGCCGAGCCCGATCGATTCGTCGCATCGTTTTCGCCCGACACGATCGGCCTCTGGCAATACACCGTCGAAGCCTTGATCGATCGGTTCGGCACGTTCCGCCGCGACCTCAAGAAACGCGTCGAGGCGGCGCAGGACGTCTCCGTCGACATCCTCGACGGCGCGACCTTGCTCGAACAGGCCGCCAAAGACGCGACCGGCGACGACGCCCGCTCCCTCGCGGACGTGGCTGCGCGCCTGCGCGACGACACGATTCCGCTCACCGAACGAATCACGCTCGCGCTCGACAGCGGCCTTTGCATGGCCGCCGCGCGCCACCCCGATCGCCGCCTCGCCACGCGATATCCGGGCATCCTCGAAGTCGTGGTCGACCCCGAAAAGGCCCGCTTCTCCACCTGGTACGAGCTCTTTCCCCGCTCCTTCGGCGCCGAGGGCAGCCACGGCACCTTCGCCGACGCCGAGGCGCGCCTGCCGTACGTCGCCGAAATGGGCTTCGACGTCCTTTACCTCCCGCCGATCCATCCGATTGGCCAGACGAACCGCAAAGGGAAAAACAACACCCTCGTCGCGCAGCGGGGCGACGTCGGCAGCCCCTGGGCCATCGGCGCGCCCGAAGGCGGCCATACCGCGGTGCACCCCTCGCTCGGCACCCTCGACGATTTCGATCGGTTTTTCCAGGCCGCAGCGCGCCTCGGCATCGACGTCGCGCTCGACATCGCCTTGCAGGCCTCGCCCGATCACCCCTGGGTCCACGAGCATCCGGGGTGGTTCCCGCGCCGCGCCGACGGCACCGCCCGGTATGCCGAGAATCCTCCGAAGAAATACCAGGACATCCACCCCTTCGATTTCGAGGCCGAGGAGTGGCCCGAGCTCTGGCGCTCGCTCGAAGGCATTTTCCGGTTCTGGATCGCCCGCGGCGTCCGCTTCTTCCGCGTCGACAACCCGCACACGAAGCCCCTGCCGTTCTGGGAGTGGGTCATCCGCTCGATCAAGCGCGACCACCCCGAGGTCGTCTTCCTCTCCGAGGCGTTCACGCGCCCCGCGCTCATGTATGGCCTCGCCAAACGCGGCTTCACCCAGTCGTACACGTATTTCACCTGGCGCGTCTCCAAGGACGAGATCACGTCCTACATGCACGACCTCACGAAGACCGAGATCGCCGAGTTTTACCGGCCGAACTTCTGGCCGAACACACCCGACATCCTGCCCGAGCACCTCCAGAACGGCGAGCCCGCGGCATTCCTCATCCGCCTCATCCTCGCCGCCACGCTGTCGAGCTCGTACGGGATGTACGGCCCGGCGTTCGAGCTCATGGAGCACAGTCCTCCGCGCGAGGGCGCCGAGGAGTATGCGAACAGCGAGAAATACGAGCTTCGCCGCTGGGACCTCCGCCGCCCGGACAGCCTGCGCCCCATGATCACGCGCATCAACCGCATCCGGATGGAGCACCCCGCGCTCGCGCGGAGCGACAATCTCCATTTTTTCCAGACGGACAGCGACCTCGTCCTCGCCTATGGCAAGACGCACGGGGACGACACGCTGATCGTCGTCGTCAACCTCGACCCGTACCACCATCATGGCGCGTGGGTCGAGCTCGATCTGCCGGGGCTCACGGACGCGGGGCGTGGCTTCGAGGTCCATGACCTCCTGAGCGGCGCGCGTTATACGTTCCGAGGAAAGCGAAACTGGGTCGAGCTCGATCCGCGGACCTCGCCCGCCTGTGTCTTCCATGCGCGGAGGCTCGCCCGCAGGGAGATCGATTACGAGTATTTCCTATGA
- the treS gene encoding maltose alpha-D-glucosyltransferase: protein MKRDPLWYKDAVVYELHVRAFNDQNGDGIGDLPGLAHKLDYLQDLGVTAIWLLPFYPSPLRDGGYDIADYTGVSESYGTREDFARLLREAHDRDIRVITELVLNHTSSEHAWFQRARRAPPGDPYRDFYVWSDAPNRFEEARIIFQDFESSNWAWDPLARAYYWHRFYAHQPDLNFDNPAVHEALLKVVDHWFDMGVDGMRLDAVPYLYEREGTNCENLAETHAFLRKLRAHVDSRHEGRMLLAEANQWPSDAAAYFGAGDECHMNFHFPLMPRMFMAVELEDSFPIVNILRQTPSIPESCQWATFLRNHDELTLEMVTDEDRDYMVKVYAEERNARINLGIRRRLAPLMRTRRRIELMNALLFSLPGTPVLYYGDEIGMGDNIFLGDRDGVRTPMQWSSDRNAGFSRCNPQRLYLPVIVDPEFHYEAVNVEAQQANPQSLLWWMKRLIGLRKQYEVFGRGTIEFLQPDNHRVLAFIRSHRDENVLVVANLSRYGQFVELDLSRFRGMVPTELFGRTRFPEVEGKYPLSLGPHDFFWFGLERTAPLTIAARERLPVLLAEQSIESLVKRPEGRRALERVLCNDLATRRYFRSKGRARSSATILDAIPLGDPSAPLAWLLFVRVDFASGPPETYVLPIAFATGERARELEANAAHAVIAAVRLHVSNGHTEVIEGTLIDALVDPDLSNALLRFVRQGAKFSGARGELRFVPHPFLQNVPEEATEHGRLLSAEQSNSILVYGESVMLKLFRQVEEGINPEFEVQAFLDAQRYPSVPRLGGAIEYQVTGRDRTVLGMVQQWMPSRGNAFQLALESLDLFFDRVLADEAARSGAVPPLPRGTFTERARGATPPLAHDLLGAQVVWLNKLGQRTAELHATLAADTTDTTFGREPYSTLHQQSLYQAAHTMLARTFDALRRRARSLPEGAAELAREIVRREDEVDRRFKAIGARKVDATRIRCHGDFHLGQVLFTGDDFVFIDFEGEPMRPLATRRYRRTPLRDVAGMIRSFDYAAASALASGRARPEDVPVLEPWTNAWVAWAEAVYLAGYLNAAAGSEFLPKHDPDTDLLLDFYVLEKCIYEIGYELDNRPDWLAIPLRGLARMLEG, encoded by the coding sequence ATGAAACGCGATCCCCTCTGGTACAAGGACGCCGTCGTCTACGAGCTGCACGTCCGCGCGTTCAACGATCAGAACGGCGACGGAATCGGGGACCTCCCGGGGCTCGCGCACAAGCTCGATTATCTCCAGGACCTCGGCGTCACGGCCATCTGGCTCCTGCCGTTCTACCCCTCGCCGCTCCGGGACGGCGGCTACGACATCGCGGATTACACGGGCGTCAGCGAGAGCTACGGCACGCGCGAGGACTTCGCCCGCCTGCTCCGCGAGGCCCACGACCGGGACATCCGCGTCATCACCGAGCTCGTCCTCAATCACACGTCGAGCGAGCACGCCTGGTTCCAGCGCGCGCGCCGCGCCCCGCCCGGCGACCCGTACCGTGACTTTTACGTGTGGAGCGACGCGCCAAACCGCTTCGAGGAGGCGCGCATCATCTTCCAGGATTTCGAGAGCTCGAACTGGGCCTGGGATCCGCTCGCGCGTGCCTATTACTGGCACCGATTTTATGCCCACCAGCCCGACCTCAACTTCGACAACCCCGCCGTCCACGAGGCGCTGCTCAAGGTCGTCGATCACTGGTTCGACATGGGCGTCGACGGCATGCGCCTCGACGCTGTGCCCTACCTCTACGAGCGCGAAGGGACGAACTGCGAGAACCTCGCCGAGACCCACGCCTTCCTGAGGAAACTCCGCGCCCACGTCGATTCTCGCCACGAGGGCCGCATGCTCCTCGCCGAGGCGAACCAGTGGCCCAGCGACGCCGCCGCGTATTTCGGCGCCGGCGACGAGTGCCACATGAACTTCCATTTCCCGCTCATGCCGCGCATGTTCATGGCGGTCGAGCTCGAGGATAGTTTTCCCATCGTCAACATCCTCCGCCAGACCCCGTCGATCCCCGAGTCCTGCCAGTGGGCGACGTTCCTCCGGAACCACGACGAGCTCACGCTCGAAATGGTCACCGACGAGGACCGCGACTACATGGTCAAGGTCTACGCCGAGGAGCGCAACGCGCGCATCAACCTCGGCATCCGCCGCCGCCTCGCCCCGCTCATGCGCACGCGCCGCCGCATCGAGCTCATGAACGCGCTCCTCTTCTCGCTGCCGGGCACGCCCGTCCTCTATTACGGCGACGAGATCGGCATGGGCGACAACATCTTCCTCGGTGACCGCGACGGCGTCCGCACGCCCATGCAATGGAGCTCCGATCGCAATGCGGGGTTCTCGCGCTGCAACCCGCAGCGGCTCTACCTGCCCGTCATCGTCGATCCCGAGTTCCATTACGAGGCCGTCAACGTCGAGGCCCAGCAGGCGAACCCGCAGTCCTTGCTCTGGTGGATGAAGCGCCTCATCGGCCTGCGCAAGCAATACGAGGTCTTCGGCCGCGGCACGATCGAGTTCCTCCAGCCCGACAACCACCGCGTCCTCGCGTTCATCCGCTCCCACCGGGACGAGAACGTGCTCGTCGTCGCGAACCTCTCGCGGTATGGCCAATTCGTCGAGCTCGACCTCTCGCGCTTCCGCGGCATGGTGCCCACGGAGCTCTTCGGCCGGACCCGCTTCCCCGAGGTCGAAGGCAAATACCCGCTCTCGCTCGGGCCGCACGATTTCTTCTGGTTCGGCCTCGAACGCACCGCGCCTCTCACGATCGCCGCGCGCGAGAGGCTCCCCGTCCTGCTCGCCGAGCAGTCCATCGAGAGCCTCGTGAAGCGGCCCGAGGGGCGACGCGCGCTCGAGCGCGTCCTCTGCAATGACCTCGCGACGCGGCGGTATTTCCGCAGCAAGGGTCGCGCGCGTTCGAGCGCCACGATCCTGGACGCCATTCCCCTCGGCGATCCCAGCGCCCCGCTCGCATGGCTCCTCTTCGTCCGCGTCGATTTCGCCTCCGGGCCACCGGAGACCTACGTCCTGCCCATCGCCTTCGCGACGGGCGAGCGCGCGCGAGAGCTCGAAGCCAACGCGGCCCACGCGGTCATCGCGGCCGTTCGGCTGCACGTGAGCAATGGGCACACCGAGGTCATCGAGGGCACGCTCATCGACGCGCTCGTCGACCCCGACCTCTCGAATGCGCTCCTTCGTTTCGTTCGCCAGGGCGCGAAGTTTTCCGGGGCGCGCGGGGAACTCCGGTTCGTCCCGCATCCCTTCCTGCAAAACGTGCCCGAGGAGGCCACCGAGCACGGCCGGCTCCTCTCGGCCGAGCAATCGAACAGCATCCTCGTGTACGGCGAATCCGTGATGCTCAAGCTCTTCCGCCAGGTCGAGGAGGGCATCAATCCCGAGTTCGAGGTCCAGGCGTTCCTCGACGCGCAACGCTACCCCAGCGTCCCGCGGCTCGGGGGCGCCATCGAATACCAGGTGACCGGGCGCGACCGCACGGTGCTCGGAATGGTCCAGCAATGGATGCCGAGTCGAGGGAATGCTTTCCAGCTCGCGCTCGAATCCCTCGACCTCTTCTTCGATAGGGTCCTCGCCGATGAAGCCGCGCGCTCGGGCGCCGTGCCGCCCCTGCCGCGAGGCACGTTCACCGAGCGCGCGCGCGGCGCGACGCCGCCCCTCGCGCACGACCTGCTCGGCGCGCAGGTGGTTTGGCTGAACAAACTCGGCCAGAGGACGGCCGAGCTCCACGCGACCCTCGCGGCCGATACGACCGATACCACGTTCGGCCGCGAGCCCTATTCCACGCTGCACCAGCAATCCCTCTATCAAGCCGCGCACACGATGCTCGCGCGCACCTTCGACGCGCTTCGCCGGCGGGCGCGCAGCTTGCCAGAGGGCGCGGCGGAGCTCGCGCGGGAGATCGTGCGACGCGAGGACGAGGTCGACCGGCGGTTCAAGGCGATCGGCGCGCGCAAGGTCGACGCCACGCGGATCCGTTGCCACGGCGACTTCCACCTCGGGCAGGTCCTCTTCACCGGCGACGATTTCGTCTTCATCGATTTCGAGGGCGAACCCATGCGCCCGCTCGCGACGCGCCGCTACCGCCGCACGCCGCTCCGGGACGTGGCCGGCATGATCCGCTCCTTCGATTATGCGGCGGCATCCGCCCTCGCCTCCGGCCGCGCGCGGCCCGAGGACGTGCCCGTGCTCGAACCCTGGACGAATGCCTGGGTCGCCTGGGCCGAGGCCGTGTACCTCGCCGGTTACCTCAACGCGGCCGCGGGGAGCGAGTTTCTCCCGAAACACGATCCCGACACCGACCTCCTCCTCGATTTCTACGTGCTCGAGAAGTGCATCTACGAGATTGGCTACGAGCTCGACAATCGCCCCGACTGGCTCGCCATCCCGCTCCGCGGCCTCGCGCGCATGCTCGAAGGCTGA
- a CDS encoding HAD family hydrolase produces the protein MQEGRTPIQETPEGVVRRLVAARAALPREEDLVLAFDADGTLWSGDVGNDLFETLIAESAVREEAREALIVEARAAGAKADGHTLDIAQGLYRALAEGTYEEARAFAMMAWVFAGFSLGEVAEFAGRVVASRGLEARLHRFLSPVLAWAEAEKVPVWVVSASPRWIVEIGVALLGIPANRVVAMTPRIQDGRIAAELVGRPVYGEHKPLALREACPGATLLGAFGDSSYDVPMLAASRVPVGVRPKAGLLARAAEIPSLVVLGT, from the coding sequence GTGCAGGAAGGTCGAACCCCGATTCAAGAGACCCCCGAGGGCGTCGTTCGGCGCCTCGTGGCCGCGCGCGCGGCGCTCCCGCGCGAGGAGGACCTGGTCCTCGCGTTCGACGCCGACGGTACGCTCTGGAGCGGCGACGTCGGCAACGACCTCTTCGAGACGCTGATCGCCGAGTCGGCGGTGCGCGAAGAGGCGCGCGAGGCGCTCATCGTCGAAGCCCGCGCGGCCGGCGCGAAAGCCGACGGCCACACGCTCGACATCGCACAAGGCCTCTACCGCGCGCTCGCAGAAGGCACGTATGAAGAAGCGCGCGCGTTCGCCATGATGGCCTGGGTCTTCGCGGGGTTTTCCCTGGGCGAGGTGGCGGAGTTTGCCGGCCGCGTCGTCGCGTCACGCGGGCTCGAAGCACGGCTGCATCGATTTCTTTCACCCGTCCTCGCCTGGGCCGAGGCGGAAAAGGTGCCCGTGTGGGTGGTCTCCGCTTCGCCGCGCTGGATCGTCGAGATTGGCGTCGCACTCCTCGGAATCCCGGCGAATCGCGTGGTCGCGATGACGCCTCGTATCCAAGACGGTCGCATCGCGGCCGAGCTCGTCGGGCGGCCTGTTTATGGGGAGCACAAGCCCCTCGCGCTGCGCGAGGCGTGCCCGGGCGCGACGCTCCTCGGCGCGTTCGGGGATTCGAGTTACGACGTGCCGATGCTCGCAGCGTCACGCGTGCCGGTCGGCGTGCGTCCGAAGGCGGGATTGCTCGCGCGCGCGGCCGAGATCCCGAGCCTCGTCGTCCTTGGTACCTGA
- a CDS encoding ABC transporter ATP-binding protein — MATIELRGLVRKHPGTEIPALDKLDLDVRDGEMLVLVGPSGCGKSTTLRLVSGLDTPDAGTIRIDGRDVTHVAPQDRDVAMVFQGYALYPHMRVREILAFPLKMRGVPRPEQDKKVEEAAEMLGLSKLLDRRPGELSGGERQRVAMGRAIVRSPRVFLFDEPLSNLDAALRAELRVELASLVRRLGVTSIYVTHDQVEAMTIGDRIAVMKGGVLQQVGTPKEIYEEPANVFVASFLGTPAINRIEATYHAGTIEAPSLLFSVPVTLGLPNRVIVGIRPEHVSIVRDKPRADDISITTKVVHAEPLGAETYLYLDAAGTRIAARMPGWGAFAPGDTLVAAVELRHCLFFDARTGQRLAEARG; from the coding sequence ATGGCGACGATCGAGCTCCGCGGCCTCGTCCGAAAGCACCCCGGCACCGAAATCCCCGCCCTCGACAAACTCGATCTCGACGTGCGCGACGGCGAAATGCTCGTCCTCGTCGGCCCCTCGGGGTGCGGCAAATCGACGACGCTGCGCCTCGTCTCGGGGCTCGACACGCCCGACGCCGGGACGATCCGGATCGACGGTCGCGACGTCACGCACGTCGCGCCGCAAGATCGGGACGTGGCCATGGTGTTTCAAGGGTATGCCCTTTATCCGCACATGAGGGTGCGCGAGATCCTGGCGTTCCCCCTCAAAATGCGCGGCGTGCCGCGTCCCGAGCAGGACAAAAAAGTCGAGGAGGCGGCGGAGATGCTCGGGTTGTCGAAGCTGCTCGATCGGCGGCCCGGCGAGCTCTCGGGCGGGGAGCGGCAACGGGTCGCGATGGGGCGGGCCATCGTGCGTTCGCCGCGGGTCTTTTTGTTCGACGAGCCGCTCTCGAACCTCGACGCCGCGCTCCGGGCCGAGCTGCGCGTCGAGCTCGCTTCGCTCGTGCGCAGGCTCGGCGTCACGAGCATTTATGTCACCCACGATCAGGTCGAGGCGATGACGATCGGCGATCGTATCGCCGTGATGAAGGGCGGCGTGCTCCAGCAGGTGGGGACGCCCAAGGAGATTTACGAAGAACCGGCCAATGTCTTCGTGGCCTCGTTCCTCGGCACGCCGGCCATCAATCGCATCGAGGCGACGTACCACGCCGGGACGATCGAGGCGCCGAGCCTCCTCTTTTCGGTGCCGGTCACGCTCGGGCTGCCGAACCGCGTCATCGTGGGGATCCGGCCGGAGCACGTATCCATCGTGCGTGACAAACCACGCGCCGACGACATTTCGATCACCACGAAGGTCGTGCACGCCGAGCCCCTCGGCGCCGAGACGTACCTTTATCTCGACGCGGCGGGGACGAGGATCGCGGCGCGCATGCCGGGCTGGGGGGCCTTCGCTCCGGGTGACACGCTCGTGGCCGCGGTCGAGCTGCGCCATTGCCTGTTCTTTGACGCCAGGACGGGCCAAAGGCTCGCGGAGGCGCGAGGATGA
- a CDS encoding ABC transporter substrate-binding protein has translation MSARLRRRDALITLASSFAALAGAGCARGGKDGEASLWFAYGGTNREVLLSLVNRFNAEQTTYRIKAIYQGDYFEALAKLRTAIAARTAPALTHVVGEVVPYLAQAGTLLPIDETHHVTGDVVPALGQTGCFVRGGERPIVCAPFNRSTPIAYYNRAIFDELGLHPPTTWSELESVARAATVRANDGTVTRHGFACPIDWWFWVALVGQAGGTVVEDDGTPSLGGEAGVRALEFWQRLVHEERTMKPPPGRDYNAWQATNTDFLAGRVAMIWTSTAFLKYLETNAKFPVGAAPLPGDVRRSVPTGGTMFVVPAASSEHERPAARAFLQWMMQPRQANEWATRTGYLPVSQKGLAELEASGYYREHPNDRVALDQLKDAFAWPWAPTLFRIQREAVQPRLEEAVLARRDARATLDEARRAAGEP, from the coding sequence ATGAGCGCGCGCCTCCGGCGCAGGGACGCGCTGATCACGCTCGCCTCGTCGTTCGCCGCCCTCGCGGGGGCGGGCTGCGCGCGCGGCGGCAAGGACGGCGAGGCGTCGTTGTGGTTCGCGTATGGCGGCACCAACCGCGAGGTGCTGCTCTCGCTGGTGAACCGCTTCAACGCCGAGCAAACCACGTATCGCATCAAGGCCATTTACCAGGGTGACTATTTCGAGGCCCTGGCGAAGCTCCGCACGGCCATCGCGGCGCGCACGGCGCCGGCGCTCACGCACGTGGTCGGCGAGGTCGTTCCTTACCTCGCGCAGGCCGGCACGCTCCTGCCGATCGACGAGACCCACCACGTGACCGGGGATGTCGTCCCTGCCCTCGGGCAAACCGGGTGTTTCGTGCGGGGCGGGGAGCGGCCGATCGTCTGCGCGCCTTTCAATCGATCGACGCCGATTGCGTATTACAACCGCGCGATCTTCGACGAACTCGGCCTGCACCCGCCGACCACATGGAGCGAGCTCGAATCTGTGGCCCGCGCGGCGACCGTCCGTGCAAACGACGGGACCGTGACCCGCCACGGATTCGCTTGCCCCATCGATTGGTGGTTCTGGGTGGCGCTCGTGGGACAAGCGGGCGGGACCGTCGTGGAGGACGACGGGACACCCTCGCTCGGCGGCGAGGCCGGGGTGCGCGCGCTCGAATTCTGGCAGCGGCTCGTGCACGAGGAGCGCACGATGAAGCCGCCGCCCGGGCGTGATTACAATGCCTGGCAAGCCACGAACACCGATTTCCTCGCGGGCCGCGTGGCGATGATCTGGACCTCGACCGCGTTCCTCAAGTACCTCGAAACAAACGCAAAATTCCCGGTCGGCGCCGCGCCGCTGCCGGGGGATGTGCGCAGGAGTGTGCCCACGGGTGGCACGATGTTCGTCGTGCCAGCCGCCTCATCGGAGCACGAGCGCCCCGCCGCGCGCGCCTTCCTGCAATGGATGATGCAGCCGCGGCAGGCGAACGAATGGGCCACGCGGACGGGGTATTTGCCCGTCTCGCAAAAGGGGCTCGCCGAGCTCGAAGCGAGCGGGTATTACCGCGAGCACCCGAACGACCGGGTCGCGCTTGATCAATTGAAGGACGCGTTCGCGTGGCCGTGGGCGCCGACCTTGTTCCGCATCCAGCGCGAGGCGGTGCAGCCGCGGCTCGAAGAGGCCGTCCTCGCCAGGAGGGACGCGCGGGCGACGCTCGACGAAGCGCGCCGCGCAGCGGGGGAGCCATGA
- a CDS encoding carbohydrate ABC transporter permease, whose amino-acid sequence MKPKRPLDPYLFLAPTALVLGLFFFWPLALVFKNSFYRWDMLTPPEWVGTANYGQILASGELWGTIGRTLSYSVVVVVISLGLGLGLALALDRPGKLYAFVRGAVFSAYVVSWVAVALLWMWILDADGGLLSSLCRAVGIVPKNWLGDPSVALYTLAAVSVWKITGYSMVIFLAGLQDIPRSLHEAAALDGAGAISRFLHVTWPMLRPSASFVGTTSLILSFQAFDVVRVMTQGGPVKSTTVFVYAIYEHVFVNLRVGRASAMTVAFFVLLLGLTALQLGTWRLGRTGARRA is encoded by the coding sequence ATGAAGCCGAAGCGCCCGCTCGATCCCTATCTCTTCCTCGCCCCGACGGCGCTCGTGCTCGGCCTCTTCTTTTTCTGGCCGCTCGCGCTCGTCTTCAAGAACAGCTTTTATCGCTGGGACATGCTCACGCCCCCCGAATGGGTAGGCACGGCGAACTACGGACAGATCCTCGCGAGCGGCGAGCTTTGGGGCACGATCGGGCGGACGCTCTCCTACAGCGTCGTGGTCGTGGTGATCTCGCTCGGCCTCGGCCTCGGCCTCGCGCTCGCGCTCGATCGCCCCGGAAAACTTTATGCCTTCGTGCGGGGCGCGGTCTTCAGCGCGTACGTCGTCTCCTGGGTCGCCGTGGCCCTGCTCTGGATGTGGATCCTCGACGCGGACGGCGGGCTGCTCTCCTCGCTTTGCCGCGCCGTCGGCATCGTCCCCAAGAACTGGCTCGGCGATCCCTCGGTCGCGCTCTACACGCTCGCGGCCGTGAGCGTCTGGAAAATCACGGGGTATTCGATGGTGATTTTCCTGGCGGGCCTCCAGGACATCCCGCGCTCCTTGCACGAGGCCGCGGCGCTCGACGGGGCCGGGGCCATTTCGCGGTTCCTCCACGTCACCTGGCCCATGTTGCGCCCGAGCGCATCGTTCGTCGGGACGACCAGCTTGATCCTCTCGTTCCAGGCCTTCGACGTGGTCCGCGTGATGACCCAGGGTGGGCCCGTGAAATCGACGACGGTCTTCGTCTACGCGATTTACGAGCACGTCTTCGTGAACCTGCGCGTCGGGCGGGCGAGCGCGATGACTGTCGCGTTTTTCGTGCTCCTGCTCGGGCTCACGGCCTTGCAGCTCGGCACCTGGCGGCTCGGCCGAACCGGCGCGAGGCGCGCATGA